The Bos indicus x Bos taurus breed Angus x Brahman F1 hybrid chromosome 10, Bos_hybrid_MaternalHap_v2.0, whole genome shotgun sequence genome has a segment encoding these proteins:
- the ZBTB1 gene encoding zinc finger and BTB domain-containing protein 1 isoform X1 yields MAKPSHSSYVLQQLNNQREWGFLCDCCIAIDDIYFQAHKAVLAACSSYFRMFFMNHQHSTAQLNLSNMKISAECFDLILQFMYLGKIMTAPSSFEQFKVAMNYLQLYNVPDCLEDIQDADCSSSKCSSSASSKQNSKMIFGVRMYEDTVARNGSEANRWCAEPSSTVNTPHNREPDEESLQLGNFPEPLFDVCKKSSVSKLSTPKERVSRRFGRSFTCDSCGFGFSCEKLLDEHVLTCTNRHSYQNTRSYHRLVDIRDGKDSNIKAEFGEKDSSKTFSAQTDKYRGDTSQAADDSASTTGSRKSSTVESELASEEKSRAAERKRIIIKMEPEDIPTDELKDFNIIKVTDKDCNESTDNDELEDEAEEPFYRYYVEEDVSIKKSGRKTLKPRMSINADERGGLENMRPPNNSSPVQEDTENASCELCGLTITEEDLSSHYLAKHIENICACGKCGQILVKGRQLQEHAQRCGEPQDLTMNGLGNAEEKMDMEENPDEQSEIRDMFVEMLDDFRDNHFQINSIQKKQLFKHSACPFRCPNCGQRFETENLVVEHMSSCLDQDVFKSAIMEENERDHRRKHFCNLCGKGFYQRCHLREHYTVHTKEKQFVCQTCGKQFLRERQLRLHNDMHKGMARYVCSICDQGNFRKHDHVRHMISHLSAGETICQVCFQIFPNNEQLEQHMDIHLYTCGICGAKFNLRKDMRSHYNAKHLKRT; encoded by the coding sequence ATGGCAAAGCCCAGCCACAGCAGCTACGTCCTTCAGCAGCTAAACAACCAAAGGGAATGGGGTTTTCTCTGTGACTGTTGTATTGCGATTGATGACATTTACTTTCAAGCACACAAAGCTGTTCTAGCTGCTTGTAGCTCctattttagaatgtttttcaTGAACCATCAGCATAGTACTGCACAACTGAATCTCAGCAACATGAAAATTAGTGCTGAGTGTTTTGATCTCATTTTGCAGTTCATGTATTTAGGAAAAATTATGACAGCTCCTTCCAGTTTTGAACAGTTTAAAGTGGCAATGAACTACCTGCAGCTGTACAATGTCCCTGACTGCTTAGAAGACATACAGGATGCAGATTGTTCTAGTTCAAAATGTTCATCTTCTGCTTCTAGCAAACAGAACAGCAAAATGATATTTGGGGTGAGAATGTATGAAGACACTGTGGCTAGAAATGGCAGTGAAGCTAATAGGTGGTGTGCAGAGCCAAGTTCAACAGTGAATACACCACATAATAGAGAGCCTGATGAAGAGTCGTTGCAATTAGGTAATTTTCCTGAGCCATTATTTGATGTATGTAAAAAGAGTTCTGTGTCCAAATTATCTACTCCAAAAGAACGTGTATCACGACGCTTTGGACGGAGTTTCACCTGTGATAGTTGTGGATTTGGCTTTAGCTGTGAAAAATTACTAGATGAGCATGTGCTAACCTGTACTAACAGACATTCATACCAAAACACAAGATCCTATCATAGGTTAGTGGATATTCGAGATGGAAAAGACAGTAATATCAAAGCTGAATTTGGTGAAAAGGATTCTTCTAAAACCTTTTCTGCACAGACAGACAAATACAGAGGAGACACAAGCCAGGCTGCTGATGATTCGGCTTCAACCACTGGAAGCAGGAAAAGTAGCACAGTGGAGTCTGAACTAGCCAGTGAAGAAAAGAGCAGAGCCGCTGAGAGGAAAAGAATCATCATTAAGATGGAACCAGAGGATATTCCTACAGATGAACTGAAAGACTTTAACATTATTAAAGTTACTGATAAAGACTGTAATGAGTCCACTGACAATGATGAGTTAGAAGATGAAGCTGAAGAGCCATTTTATAGATACTATGTTGAAGAAGATGTCAGTATTAAAAAAAGTGGGAGGAAAACTCTAAAACCTCGGATGTCAATAAATGCTGATGAAAGAGGTGGTTTAGAAAATATGAGGCCCCCGAACAACAGCAGTCCTGTACAAGAGGATACTGAAAATGCTTCTTGTGAGCTGTGTGGGCTCACAATAACTGAGGAGGACCTGTCATCTCATTACTTAGCCAAACACATCGAAAATATCTGCGCATGTGGCAAATGTGGACAAATACTTGTGAAGGGTAGACAGCTTCAGGAGCATGCCCAGAGATGTGGAGAGCCCCAAGATCTGACGATGAATGGTTTAGGAAATGCCGAGGAGAAGATGGACATGGAAGAGAATCCTGATGAACAGTCAGAAATAAGGGATATGTTTGTTGAAATGTTGGATGATTTTAGAGACAATCATTTCCAGATAAACAGTATCCAAAAGAAGCAGTTATTTAAACATTCTGCCTGTCCTTTTCGATGTCCTAATTGTGGCCAGCGATTTGAAACTGAAAATCTAGTGGTTGAACATATGTCTAGCTGCCTAGACCAAGATGTGTTTAAGAGTGCCATCATGGAAGAGAATGAAAGAGATCACAGACGAAAGCATTTTTGTAACCTGTGTGGGAAAGGATTTTATCAGCGGTGTCACTTAAGAGAACACTATACTGTTCATACCAAGGAAAAACAGTTTGTTTGTCAGACATGTGGGAAGCAGTTTTTAAGAGAACGTCAATTGCGCCTGCACAATGACATGCACAAAGGCATGGCCAGGTATGTCTGTTCCATTTGTGATCAAGGCAACTTCAGAAAACATGACCATGTACGGCATATGATTTCTCATTTATCTGCTGGTGAGACTATATGCCAGGTCTGCTTTCAGATATTTCCAAATAATGAACAGTTGGAACAGCACATGGATATTCATCTGTATACATGTGGAATATGTGGAGCAAAATTTAACTTGAGGAAAGATATGAGATCACATTATAATGCCAAGCATTTGAAAAGAACATAA
- the ZBTB1 gene encoding zinc finger and BTB domain-containing protein 1 isoform X2 — MAKPSHSSYVLQQLNNQREWGFLCDCCIAIDDIYFQAHKAVLAACSSYFRMFFMNHQHSTAQLNLSNMKISAECFDLILQFMYLGKIMTAPSSFEQFKVAMNYLQLYNVPDCLEDIQDADCSSSKCSSSASSKQNSKMIFGVRMYEDTVARNGSEANRWCAEPSSTVNTPHNREPDEESLQLGNFPEPLFDVCKKSSVSKLSTPKERVSRRFGRSFTCDSCGFGFSCEKLLDEHVLTCTNRHSYQNTRSYHRLVDIRDGKDSNIKAEFGEKDSSKTFSAQTDKYRGDTSQAADDSASTTGSRKSSTVESELASEEKSRAAERKRIIIKMEPEDIPTDELKDFNIIKVTDKDCNESTDNDELEDEAEEPFYRYYVEEDVSIKKSGRKTLKPRMSINADERGGLENMRPPNNSSPVQEDTENASCELCGLTITEEDLSSHYLAKHIENICACGKCGQILVKGRQLQEHAQRCGEPQDLTMNGLGNAEEKMDMEENPDEQSEIRDMFVEMLDDFRDNHFQINSIQKKQLFKHSACPFRCPNCGQRFETENLVVEHMSSCLDQDVFKSAIMEENERDHRRKHFCNLCGKGFYQRCHLREHYTVHTKEKQFVCQTCGKQFLRERQLRLHNDMHKGMASGQIGPSKPLEK; from the coding sequence ATGGCAAAGCCCAGCCACAGCAGCTACGTCCTTCAGCAGCTAAACAACCAAAGGGAATGGGGTTTTCTCTGTGACTGTTGTATTGCGATTGATGACATTTACTTTCAAGCACACAAAGCTGTTCTAGCTGCTTGTAGCTCctattttagaatgtttttcaTGAACCATCAGCATAGTACTGCACAACTGAATCTCAGCAACATGAAAATTAGTGCTGAGTGTTTTGATCTCATTTTGCAGTTCATGTATTTAGGAAAAATTATGACAGCTCCTTCCAGTTTTGAACAGTTTAAAGTGGCAATGAACTACCTGCAGCTGTACAATGTCCCTGACTGCTTAGAAGACATACAGGATGCAGATTGTTCTAGTTCAAAATGTTCATCTTCTGCTTCTAGCAAACAGAACAGCAAAATGATATTTGGGGTGAGAATGTATGAAGACACTGTGGCTAGAAATGGCAGTGAAGCTAATAGGTGGTGTGCAGAGCCAAGTTCAACAGTGAATACACCACATAATAGAGAGCCTGATGAAGAGTCGTTGCAATTAGGTAATTTTCCTGAGCCATTATTTGATGTATGTAAAAAGAGTTCTGTGTCCAAATTATCTACTCCAAAAGAACGTGTATCACGACGCTTTGGACGGAGTTTCACCTGTGATAGTTGTGGATTTGGCTTTAGCTGTGAAAAATTACTAGATGAGCATGTGCTAACCTGTACTAACAGACATTCATACCAAAACACAAGATCCTATCATAGGTTAGTGGATATTCGAGATGGAAAAGACAGTAATATCAAAGCTGAATTTGGTGAAAAGGATTCTTCTAAAACCTTTTCTGCACAGACAGACAAATACAGAGGAGACACAAGCCAGGCTGCTGATGATTCGGCTTCAACCACTGGAAGCAGGAAAAGTAGCACAGTGGAGTCTGAACTAGCCAGTGAAGAAAAGAGCAGAGCCGCTGAGAGGAAAAGAATCATCATTAAGATGGAACCAGAGGATATTCCTACAGATGAACTGAAAGACTTTAACATTATTAAAGTTACTGATAAAGACTGTAATGAGTCCACTGACAATGATGAGTTAGAAGATGAAGCTGAAGAGCCATTTTATAGATACTATGTTGAAGAAGATGTCAGTATTAAAAAAAGTGGGAGGAAAACTCTAAAACCTCGGATGTCAATAAATGCTGATGAAAGAGGTGGTTTAGAAAATATGAGGCCCCCGAACAACAGCAGTCCTGTACAAGAGGATACTGAAAATGCTTCTTGTGAGCTGTGTGGGCTCACAATAACTGAGGAGGACCTGTCATCTCATTACTTAGCCAAACACATCGAAAATATCTGCGCATGTGGCAAATGTGGACAAATACTTGTGAAGGGTAGACAGCTTCAGGAGCATGCCCAGAGATGTGGAGAGCCCCAAGATCTGACGATGAATGGTTTAGGAAATGCCGAGGAGAAGATGGACATGGAAGAGAATCCTGATGAACAGTCAGAAATAAGGGATATGTTTGTTGAAATGTTGGATGATTTTAGAGACAATCATTTCCAGATAAACAGTATCCAAAAGAAGCAGTTATTTAAACATTCTGCCTGTCCTTTTCGATGTCCTAATTGTGGCCAGCGATTTGAAACTGAAAATCTAGTGGTTGAACATATGTCTAGCTGCCTAGACCAAGATGTGTTTAAGAGTGCCATCATGGAAGAGAATGAAAGAGATCACAGACGAAAGCATTTTTGTAACCTGTGTGGGAAAGGATTTTATCAGCGGTGTCACTTAAGAGAACACTATACTGTTCATACCAAGGAAAAACAGTTTGTTTGTCAGACATGTGGGAAGCAGTTTTTAAGAGAACGTCAATTGCGCCTGCACAATGACATGCACAAAGGCATGGCCAG